From the Pedobacter cryoconitis genome, one window contains:
- a CDS encoding SusC/RagA family TonB-linked outer membrane protein, giving the protein MYKTYTNQPVLKKYANKILLMIRFTTVILIATMMQVSASSFAQRISLNTKNARLEKVLKDIRSQSGYDFLFSEALMKSSKPISVSVKNAAIEEVLEKCFDDQPISYKIENKTVLLKAKAPAILDRVAAIFAGDIEVRGNIINKKTNEPLSGVTLKVKNKKIRAGSNGKGEFFLPKMEDNSVITFSFVGFDSLQVSLSEFEKMAANTSSFSKNLSVVKTASGFYLTIMMEPSVSFLDEVIVQAYGTTDRRLSTGNISKISSKELEQQPVMNPLLALQGRIPGVIVTPTNGYASSPVKVEIRGRKSINSAFVSDPLYVIDGVPQNNLEVGGMSSYETGSTGITQNLFSPTGGQSPMFNINSKDIESIEVLKDGDATAIYGSRAANGVILITTKKGKPGATKFSVGVEQAYSEVTKHWDVLSTQEYLQIRREAFKNDNITPDAVNAPDLVSWDQNKQTDWQKILWGNIGKQSNVTMSLTGGDVQTQFRIGANYGKQTEILTSTGSNQRAGLAFNLGHQTTDRKFKVDFGGMYTYTTVNTTAFPSVTTLPPNAPDIYGADGLFNFEQWRTPPESRVTFPFGVLDNPYYSDTHMITSNLRLSYAVLDNLNFSTNFGYNYSSNTNKGFGYIRSQDPITKPTGSSFFGDNTNMNILVEPQLDYKLKISKGELSLLLGGSLQKNITRANSITGIGYETDDFLESINLAPAIFNPVGNVGYYKYAAIFGRINYKWEEKYILNMNFRRDGSSRFGPGNQFGNFGSVGAAWILTEESAIRKTLPGFMSFLKLRGSYALTGSDAIGDYKYLAQWAKNKSYADPLADYDGSGSLVNVLALNPNYQWQVNKKMEGAIQIGFLENRINVQFDLYRERCDNQLIQFPIPNYTGFPSVIANWPAVVDNRGWDLTVDANLIRNEKFNWSVALFASRNKNILVSYPDISHSPFVNTMKVGESINTKYLFHYLGVDPLTGVYKMEDYDQNGNVASNTGVAGQGDQYIALDLSPKLTAGLTSSFSYKNLSLSTTFSYNNFIGADPNYSPDIYAGNLGNLPTQILGNYWKAPGDHALYPKATTMFDEGTSLFANSDGRYRTVSYVRLSNLALSYTLNPNWAKKLGAESLRIYMNAQNVFVISNVKGFDPDVQQFGALPPAKIYLCGLSLTF; this is encoded by the coding sequence ATGTATAAAACCTATACGAACCAACCCGTACTTAAAAAGTATGCGAATAAGATTTTATTAATGATACGATTCACCACCGTTATTTTAATAGCCACAATGATGCAGGTAAGTGCAAGTAGTTTCGCTCAGCGCATTTCCCTGAATACTAAAAATGCCCGGTTGGAGAAAGTATTAAAGGATATCCGGTCTCAAAGTGGTTACGACTTCCTTTTTAGTGAGGCGCTGATGAAGTCCAGTAAGCCGATCTCTGTATCTGTAAAAAACGCAGCTATAGAAGAGGTTCTGGAGAAGTGCTTTGACGACCAGCCGATCAGTTACAAGATTGAAAATAAAACAGTTTTATTGAAGGCAAAAGCTCCGGCAATCCTGGACCGTGTGGCGGCAATTTTTGCTGGTGATATAGAAGTGCGTGGAAATATCATCAATAAGAAGACCAATGAACCTTTGAGTGGTGTTACACTTAAGGTAAAGAATAAGAAAATAAGAGCTGGTTCTAACGGTAAGGGCGAATTTTTCCTGCCTAAAATGGAAGACAATAGTGTAATCACCTTCAGTTTCGTCGGCTTTGATTCTTTACAGGTTAGTCTGAGTGAATTTGAAAAAATGGCTGCCAATACCAGCTCATTTTCCAAAAACCTGAGCGTGGTCAAAACAGCTTCAGGCTTTTACCTGACCATAATGATGGAGCCATCAGTCTCATTTCTGGATGAAGTTATTGTACAGGCCTATGGAACTACAGACCGCCGCTTAAGTACAGGTAACATCTCGAAAATCAGCTCAAAAGAGCTGGAACAACAACCGGTGATGAACCCTTTACTGGCATTACAGGGTAGGATTCCGGGGGTAATCGTGACCCCAACCAACGGTTATGCGAGCAGCCCGGTAAAAGTGGAAATCAGAGGAAGGAAATCAATTAATTCTGCCTTTGTTTCTGATCCTTTATATGTAATAGACGGGGTGCCTCAAAATAATTTAGAGGTAGGGGGAATGTCCAGTTACGAGACCGGCTCTACAGGTATTACACAGAACCTGTTTTCTCCAACCGGAGGTCAAAGTCCAATGTTTAACATCAATAGCAAAGATATTGAAAGTATCGAAGTCTTGAAAGACGGTGATGCAACCGCTATTTATGGTTCAAGGGCTGCCAATGGCGTAATTCTGATTACGACGAAAAAGGGTAAACCTGGAGCGACTAAATTTTCTGTAGGAGTAGAGCAGGCCTATAGTGAAGTGACCAAACATTGGGACGTGCTCAGTACTCAGGAATATCTTCAGATCAGAAGAGAAGCATTTAAAAATGACAATATCACTCCCGACGCCGTCAACGCACCTGATCTGGTATCTTGGGATCAAAACAAACAAACTGACTGGCAAAAAATACTTTGGGGAAATATTGGTAAACAGTCTAATGTGACGATGAGTTTAACAGGGGGAGATGTACAAACCCAATTTCGTATTGGTGCTAATTATGGAAAGCAGACCGAGATCCTGACCAGTACAGGGAGTAATCAAAGGGCAGGATTAGCGTTTAACCTGGGGCATCAAACCACAGACAGGAAGTTTAAGGTAGATTTTGGGGGCATGTATACCTATACAACGGTCAATACCACTGCTTTTCCCAGTGTGACTACTTTACCACCCAATGCGCCGGATATTTATGGAGCTGATGGCCTCTTTAATTTTGAGCAATGGAGAACGCCTCCAGAATCAAGGGTGACGTTTCCTTTTGGCGTGTTGGATAATCCATATTATTCTGATACCCACATGATCACCAGTAACCTGCGACTGAGCTATGCGGTTCTCGATAACCTGAATTTTTCTACCAATTTTGGATACAATTATAGCAGTAATACCAATAAGGGTTTCGGCTATATCCGCTCGCAGGATCCAATTACTAAACCAACAGGATCATCCTTTTTTGGTGACAATACCAATATGAATATACTGGTAGAACCTCAGCTGGACTATAAGTTGAAAATAAGCAAGGGAGAACTTTCATTATTGTTAGGCGGATCTTTGCAGAAAAATATAACGAGGGCCAATTCTATAACGGGTATTGGTTATGAAACTGATGATTTTCTAGAATCTATTAATCTGGCACCTGCGATTTTTAATCCTGTTGGAAATGTTGGTTATTATAAATATGCCGCCATATTTGGCAGGATCAATTACAAATGGGAAGAGAAATATATTCTTAACATGAATTTCCGCAGAGACGGGTCCTCCCGCTTTGGCCCAGGTAACCAATTTGGTAATTTCGGCTCTGTTGGAGCAGCATGGATTTTAACTGAAGAATCGGCCATAAGAAAAACACTTCCAGGCTTTATGAGTTTCCTGAAGCTAAGGGGAAGTTATGCCTTAACTGGCAGTGATGCCATTGGAGACTACAAGTATCTGGCTCAATGGGCTAAAAATAAATCTTATGCTGATCCATTAGCTGATTATGATGGTTCTGGTTCGCTGGTCAATGTTCTTGCCTTAAATCCAAATTATCAATGGCAAGTGAATAAAAAAATGGAAGGCGCCATACAAATTGGTTTTTTAGAAAATCGTATTAACGTCCAGTTCGACCTGTACCGCGAACGCTGCGACAACCAGTTAATCCAATTCCCTATCCCGAATTATACTGGTTTTCCAAGTGTAATTGCCAACTGGCCTGCGGTAGTAGACAACAGAGGCTGGGATTTGACAGTAGATGCGAATTTGATCAGAAATGAGAAGTTTAATTGGTCGGTTGCGCTATTTGCTTCCAGAAACAAGAACATATTAGTTTCTTATCCGGATATCTCACATTCGCCTTTTGTGAATACAATGAAAGTGGGCGAATCTATCAATACCAAATACCTTTTTCACTATTTAGGTGTAGATCCGCTGACTGGAGTTTATAAGATGGAAGATTACGATCAGAATGGGAATGTTGCATCAAATACGGGAGTAGCTGGTCAGGGTGATCAATATATTGCCTTAGATCTTTCTCCAAAACTTACTGCTGGGCTGACTAGTAGTTTTAGCTATAAAAACCTCAGCCTGAGTACTACCTTCAGTTACAACAATTTTATAGGGGCTGATCCCAATTATAGCCCAGACATTTATGCTGGAAACTTAGGTAACCTGCCAACACAAATCCTGGGGAATTATTGGAAGGCGCCAGGTGATCATGCCTTATATCCAAAAGCAACCACGATGTTCGATGAAGGAACAAGTCTGTTTGCAAATTCAGATGGCAGATATAGAACGGTTTCTTATGTCCGCCTGTCTAATCTTGCCCTTTCTTATACACTAAATCCAAATTGGGCAAAGAAATTAGGTGCAGAATCCTTGAGGATTTATATGAATGCCCAGAACGTATTTGTGATCAGCAATGTCAAAGGTTTTGATCCTGATGTACAGCAATTTGGGGCGCTTCCACCCGCCAAAATCTATTTGTGTGGCCTTTCGTTAACTTTTTAA